In Haloarcula salinisoli, a genomic segment contains:
- a CDS encoding creatininase family protein gives MHLSDATWPEAEATDTDLAVLPVGSTEQHGPHAPLGTDSLTAAAVADAAETEYDDEVVVAPPIQVGVAEEHRDFAGTLWVSEDTFRDYVRETVASLAHHGWTRVVVVNGHGGNVDPLREVCARITRHDEADAWAFTWFDGVDAPDMGHGGPVETSLLQATHPDLVREDRLDDAADGGADGWGEWVSGVNLAYDTSEFSENGCVGDPGVGSQERGEQLLEEATTALLALLDRVAER, from the coding sequence AGCGACGCCACGTGGCCCGAAGCCGAGGCCACGGACACCGACCTGGCGGTCCTGCCGGTCGGCAGCACCGAACAGCACGGCCCCCACGCACCACTGGGCACGGACTCGCTGACCGCAGCGGCCGTCGCCGACGCCGCCGAAACCGAATACGACGACGAGGTCGTCGTCGCGCCGCCCATCCAAGTCGGCGTCGCCGAGGAACACCGCGATTTCGCGGGGACGCTGTGGGTCAGCGAGGACACCTTCCGTGACTACGTCCGCGAGACCGTCGCCAGCCTCGCCCACCACGGCTGGACCCGCGTAGTCGTCGTCAACGGCCACGGCGGCAACGTCGACCCCCTGCGGGAGGTCTGTGCCCGGATCACGCGCCACGACGAGGCCGACGCGTGGGCCTTTACCTGGTTCGACGGCGTCGACGCGCCGGATATGGGCCACGGCGGCCCGGTCGAGACGAGCCTCCTGCAGGCGACCCACCCCGACCTGGTCCGCGAGGACCGGCTCGACGACGCCGCCGATGGCGGTGCCGACGGCTGGGGCGAGTGGGTAAGCGGCGTGAACCTGGCCTACGACACGAGTGAGTTCAGCGAGAACGGTTGCGTCGGCGACCCCGGTGTGGGGAGTCAGGAACGTGGCGAGCAGCTGCTGGAGGAGGCGACGACGGCACTGCTGGCGCTGCTGGACCGCGTTGCAGAGCGATAG